The Halalkalibacter krulwichiae genome has a segment encoding these proteins:
- a CDS encoding DUF6254 family protein — protein sequence MTQSKSQQERQFRKRKEAQNDHGKIKSLKQLSEETDKQ from the coding sequence ATGACACAATCTAAAAGCCAACAAGAGCGCCAATTTCGAAAAAGGAAAGAGGCACAAAATGACCATGGGAAAATTAAATCATTAAAGCAACTATCGGAAGAAACAGACAAACAGTAA
- a CDS encoding 4Fe-4S dicluster domain-containing protein: MNKIMYLEFERCIGCRACQAACRECGDHDAKERNYVEYIDFTESRQTFPMMCMQCKDPACARVCPANAIQITEEGVVLSAMEEKCIGCRNCTFACPFGIPKFDFEENKMYKCDMCYDRSKFDIAPMCASVCPSEAIRFIDFDEMQSLRRKRTQMNLIEGKKPSEQDKWQYVPEFFGVYTD, encoded by the coding sequence ATGAATAAAATAATGTATTTAGAATTTGAACGATGTATCGGCTGCCGCGCATGTCAAGCGGCATGCCGAGAATGTGGAGACCACGATGCAAAAGAACGGAATTACGTTGAATATATCGATTTCACAGAGAGTAGACAAACATTTCCAATGATGTGCATGCAATGTAAAGATCCTGCGTGTGCGAGAGTTTGTCCAGCCAATGCCATTCAAATTACTGAAGAAGGTGTTGTTCTATCCGCAATGGAAGAAAAATGTATCGGCTGTCGTAACTGTACCTTTGCTTGTCCTTTTGGAATTCCTAAGTTTGATTTTGAGGAGAATAAAATGTACAAATGTGACATGTGTTACGATCGATCAAAATTTGATATTGCACCAATGTGTGCGTCTGTTTGCCCAAGTGAGGCAATTCGATTCATAGATTTTGATGAGATGCAATCTTTAAGAAGAAAACGTACCCAAATGAATTTAATCGAAGGAAAAAAGCCAAGTGAACAAGATAAATGGCAATATGTTCCTGAATTTTTCGGTGTTTATACAGACTAG
- a CDS encoding Mrp/NBP35 family ATP-binding protein, whose product MLKGNIIAITSGKGGVGKSTVAVNLALTLSELGKKVAIIDLDIYGYSIPKILNITSKPKTMNNKIIPIGYNENISVMSMGFLLKGNEPVVWRGPMAGKMVGHFFEEVIWGKQDYFILDLPPGTGDMALDLHQKLPECQEIIVTTPHPNAVHVAERTGQMAKQTNHKIIGVVENMSYFKPNEMTRYNIFGQGGGETLSKNLETDLLAQIPLIAPNENGNPVVLIHDDLTLKKEYLAFTHCLLEKVSSKIAK is encoded by the coding sequence TTGTTAAAAGGAAATATTATTGCAATTACTAGTGGAAAAGGCGGAGTAGGAAAATCTACTGTTGCTGTTAATTTAGCTTTAACATTATCAGAACTTGGAAAAAAAGTTGCCATTATTGATTTGGATATATATGGATATAGCATCCCGAAAATATTAAACATCACTTCTAAACCGAAAACAATGAATAACAAAATTATTCCAATCGGATACAACGAAAACATTAGCGTGATGTCAATGGGATTTCTATTAAAAGGAAATGAACCAGTTGTCTGGCGCGGTCCGATGGCTGGAAAAATGGTCGGTCATTTTTTTGAGGAAGTGATTTGGGGTAAACAAGATTATTTCATTCTAGACTTACCACCTGGAACTGGAGATATGGCACTTGATTTACACCAGAAGTTACCTGAATGCCAAGAGATTATTGTGACAACTCCCCATCCCAATGCTGTTCACGTCGCTGAACGAACAGGTCAAATGGCAAAACAAACGAATCATAAGATTATAGGTGTTGTCGAGAACATGTCCTATTTTAAACCAAACGAAATGACTCGATATAATATTTTTGGCCAAGGTGGTGGAGAAACTCTCTCAAAAAATTTAGAAACGGATTTGCTTGCACAAATCCCCCTTATTGCTCCAAATGAAAATGGAAATCCGGTTGTATTAATTCATGACGATCTTACACTTAAAAAAGAGTATCTTGCATTTACTCATTGCCTTTTAGAAAAGGTAAGTTCAAAAATAGCTAAATAA
- a CDS encoding cold-shock protein, giving the protein MESGKVKWFNSEKGFGFIERENGDDVFVHFSAIQGEGYKSLDEGQEVTFDIEDGQRGPQATNVQKV; this is encoded by the coding sequence ATGGAAAGTGGAAAAGTTAAATGGTTTAATAGTGAGAAAGGATTCGGCTTCATTGAGCGAGAAAATGGAGATGATGTATTCGTTCATTTCTCTGCTATTCAAGGAGAAGGCTATAAATCCTTAGATGAAGGACAAGAGGTTACTTTTGACATAGAAGATGGTCAGCGAGGCCCTCAAGCTACAAATGTTCAAAAAGTATAA
- the mobA gene encoding molybdenum cofactor guanylyltransferase, with protein MKLTGVIIDCASTKFTDSATGLLKIANETIIERQICLLKQVCQEIILVTNEPHQYLPIVGSSIRIITDYFKGSGALSGMHAALSLAKSDSLLVVTPDMPFLSVQVITSMLKDKIETGVQLVVPESQGQLQLFHSIYDRSCIKSTEKLIEEQDAGLVNILEHVSFKIIRNEDLLPISYRVQSMEDYQRAIQFNETNKIS; from the coding sequence ATGAAATTAACCGGTGTCATTATTGATTGTGCATCAACAAAATTTACTGATTCGGCAACGGGATTATTGAAGATAGCAAATGAGACGATCATTGAGAGACAAATTTGTTTATTGAAACAGGTCTGTCAGGAGATTATTTTAGTTACAAACGAACCTCATCAATATTTACCGATAGTCGGTAGCAGTATACGGATAATTACAGATTACTTTAAGGGAAGTGGAGCGTTAAGTGGAATGCACGCTGCACTCTCATTAGCGAAAAGCGATTCTTTATTAGTTGTAACACCAGACATGCCTTTCTTATCTGTCCAAGTAATTACTTCTATGTTAAAAGATAAGATTGAAACAGGAGTACAATTAGTTGTTCCAGAATCACAAGGACAATTGCAATTATTTCATAGTATTTATGATCGTTCTTGTATAAAATCGACTGAAAAATTAATAGAAGAACAAGATGCAGGATTAGTAAACATATTAGAGCATGTTTCTTTTAAAATTATTAGAAATGAAGATCTCTTGCCAATAAGTTATCGAGTTCAATCAATGGAAGACTATCAGCGTGCTATTCAATTCAATGAAACGAATAAAATATCTTAA
- a CDS encoding Dabb family protein, giving the protein MIQRTVLVKFAETTTNEQLQEVVNRFKELEHHLNGVVDLQAGLNFAERSKEYQVVLMVRFENKDALEAYVNDAKHQAVATFIKEVGRVDSIGVDIEI; this is encoded by the coding sequence ATGATCCAACGTACGGTTCTTGTTAAATTTGCAGAAACTACAACAAATGAGCAATTACAAGAAGTGGTAAATCGCTTCAAGGAGCTTGAACATCACTTAAACGGAGTTGTGGATTTGCAAGCAGGACTTAATTTTGCAGAGAGAAGTAAGGAGTATCAAGTTGTTCTAATGGTTCGTTTTGAAAATAAAGATGCTCTTGAGGCGTATGTAAATGATGCTAAGCATCAAGCTGTAGCTACTTTCATTAAAGAAGTAGGTAGAGTTGATAGTATTGGAGTAGATATTGAGATTTAA
- a CDS encoding MFS transporter gives MSQIERSFYSRASMYSFGIVMILIILMWIGTGQFSHVDIMLFGYVVSSIVFAIGMTIRMCAWAVRPATHQVIKRSFKNMKKKKRVKRNWKAITKTLIENIILQKFIFKRGIYRGIMHWLIAWGCIGSFGITFALTFGWMHFKLIDPITYQVVVMGIPTISMAANGILAKLMFEGLNITALMVLFGVTMALIRRSKNQDVKVTQRVEFDLLPLYILLWVTVSGLLLTLSYKFLGGWMHSYLALIHQVTVVIFLVYFPFGKLFHLPVRPLATAVPMNYQEVTGVDTRECKSCQAPYSNDDQITDVKEILSVQSFDLQLADGSYLADYCPSCRRRIRVMKQLNIQSNLPSPNGPIQTNNGIHIPGFGQKRDDSYYEKTGEK, from the coding sequence ATGAGCCAAATTGAAAGATCGTTTTATTCAAGAGCTAGTATGTATTCGTTTGGTATTGTAATGATTCTGATTATCTTAATGTGGATTGGAACAGGACAGTTTTCACATGTCGATATTATGTTATTTGGATACGTCGTGTCATCAATTGTATTTGCCATCGGCATGACGATTCGTATGTGTGCATGGGCAGTTAGACCAGCTACACACCAAGTAATAAAAAGAAGCTTCAAAAATATGAAGAAGAAGAAAAGAGTTAAACGGAATTGGAAAGCAATCACTAAGACTTTAATTGAGAATATTATTTTACAAAAATTCATTTTTAAACGAGGGATTTACAGAGGAATCATGCATTGGTTAATTGCATGGGGCTGTATCGGTTCGTTTGGAATTACCTTCGCTCTTACATTTGGTTGGATGCATTTCAAACTAATTGATCCTATAACATATCAAGTTGTTGTTATGGGAATTCCGACTATATCGATGGCTGCAAATGGTATTTTAGCCAAGTTAATGTTTGAAGGCTTAAATATTACAGCTCTTATGGTCTTGTTTGGGGTAACGATGGCATTAATTCGTCGTTCAAAAAATCAAGATGTCAAGGTAACTCAGCGTGTGGAATTTGATTTATTACCTTTATATATTTTGCTTTGGGTGACTGTTTCTGGTTTATTACTAACGTTATCTTATAAATTTTTAGGTGGATGGATGCATTCCTATTTAGCTCTTATTCATCAAGTTACGGTAGTTATTTTCTTAGTTTATTTTCCATTTGGAAAGCTATTTCATTTACCGGTGAGACCCCTAGCAACTGCTGTACCAATGAATTACCAAGAAGTAACGGGAGTAGATACGAGAGAATGCAAATCTTGTCAAGCTCCTTATAGTAATGATGATCAAATTACTGATGTGAAAGAAATATTAAGTGTACAAAGTTTTGACTTACAACTTGCAGATGGTTCATATTTAGCTGATTATTGTCCGAGCTGTCGTAGAAGAATTCGGGTGATGAAACAATTAAACATTCAATCTAATTTACCATCTCCAAATGGACCAATCCAAACAAATAACGGAATTCATATTCCGGGATTTGGTCAAAAAAGAGATGATTCATATTATGAAAAAACGGGGGAGAAGTAA
- a CDS encoding Crp/Fnr family transcriptional regulator, which produces MTKITRFFEQLSAENQNVMLDKGTEIQAQSGTVLFSEGDIPEYTFLILSGLVRQSKMTADGKEFSVSLSQKGELVGETALFNGLALAVTATVIEDARLIRYQRQELENLFEEKGEIAVAFMKWSAIQNQSTQSKFRDLILCGKKGGLYSTLIRFSNSYGEKHKDGILINIALTNHEIANYIGTTREGVNRIMSELKKDQIISYENNKIIIRDLQYLRNFLQCGDCPVEICTI; this is translated from the coding sequence ATGACTAAAATAACCCGTTTTTTTGAACAATTATCAGCAGAAAACCAAAATGTAATGCTAGATAAAGGAACGGAAATTCAGGCACAATCAGGTACAGTCCTTTTTTCAGAAGGGGATATACCTGAGTATACATTCTTAATTCTGTCTGGGTTAGTAAGGCAAAGTAAAATGACTGCTGATGGAAAAGAATTTTCAGTTAGTTTGTCTCAAAAAGGCGAATTAGTTGGAGAAACAGCCTTATTTAATGGACTTGCACTAGCTGTGACTGCGACTGTAATAGAGGATGCAAGACTAATCCGTTACCAAAGACAAGAACTCGAAAACCTTTTCGAAGAAAAGGGTGAAATTGCTGTTGCCTTTATGAAATGGTCTGCTATACAAAATCAATCCACTCAATCGAAATTTAGAGATCTAATTTTATGTGGGAAAAAAGGTGGCCTCTATTCAACTTTAATTCGTTTTAGTAATTCATACGGTGAAAAACATAAAGATGGAATCCTCATTAATATTGCTCTTACGAATCATGAAATTGCAAATTATATTGGCACAACACGAGAAGGTGTAAATCGGATTATGAGTGAATTAAAGAAAGATCAGATCATCTCTTATGAGAATAATAAAATCATCATTCGTGACCTTCAATATTTAAGGAATTTCTTACAGTGTGGAGATTGTCCGGTTGAAATTTGTACGATTTAA
- a CDS encoding DUF3231 family protein, which produces MTIVDMTSSEIGVLWSQYIQNSMSLHMMKYFNEIVEDKEIRTIVEKTLRFTLNVNTEIEHLFHNERIPTPEGFTDKDVNIHAPRLYTDSFILSFLEMFGKAGTVAYCLSQSASSRHDIRKFFTDCLLNVSNLYNLSVDLGLEKGLYVRPPYMTKPKNADYIEGKAYFTKGFNPFTKRTLNSIEIMHLFENFKTNQIGSFICTSFAQTTETKEIKKFFVNGKKIGTKHVKIFSNKLAESNIEPPSSSDHGVTESTTRVFSDKLMMFLKTVLTASGQGNYSAASTASMRYDLVADYQRLSAEVALYAKDGLDIMLKHHWLEEPPQYPDRSKLINQ; this is translated from the coding sequence ATGACGATTGTAGACATGACATCCTCAGAAATCGGAGTGCTTTGGAGCCAGTACATCCAGAATAGCATGTCATTACATATGATGAAGTATTTTAATGAAATTGTCGAAGATAAAGAAATTCGTACCATTGTCGAAAAGACTCTTCGATTTACCTTAAATGTAAATACAGAGATTGAACATCTATTTCATAATGAAAGGATTCCAACTCCTGAAGGGTTCACTGATAAAGATGTGAATATCCATGCACCAAGACTATATACTGATTCATTTATTCTCTCTTTCCTTGAAATGTTCGGTAAGGCTGGAACAGTTGCATATTGCCTTTCACAAAGCGCTTCATCTAGGCACGATATTAGAAAATTCTTTACGGATTGTTTATTGAACGTTTCAAATCTTTACAACCTTTCTGTTGACCTTGGATTAGAAAAAGGATTGTATGTGCGCCCTCCTTATATGACAAAACCGAAGAACGCAGATTATATTGAAGGAAAAGCATATTTCACGAAAGGATTCAATCCATTTACAAAACGAACTTTAAATAGCATTGAAATTATGCATTTATTTGAAAACTTCAAAACAAACCAAATTGGCTCGTTTATATGTACGAGCTTTGCTCAAACAACCGAGACAAAAGAGATAAAAAAATTTTTTGTTAACGGAAAGAAAATCGGAACAAAACATGTAAAAATATTCTCCAACAAGCTTGCGGAATCGAATATAGAGCCACCCTCCTCTTCTGATCATGGCGTAACAGAGTCTACAACTCGAGTTTTTTCCGATAAATTAATGATGTTCTTGAAAACAGTCTTAACCGCTAGCGGTCAAGGGAATTATAGCGCAGCTTCAACAGCTAGCATGAGATATGACTTAGTTGCAGATTATCAACGACTATCAGCCGAAGTAGCGTTATATGCTAAAGATGGACTAGATATTATGCTCAAACATCATTGGTTGGAAGAACCGCCTCAATATCCAGATCGCTCAAAACTGATCAATCAGTAG
- a CDS encoding Crp/Fnr family transcriptional regulator, translating to MTNLTLERNIQQNTFHLSNKTLTALTDIMYEQKVEAGTYLFWEGDQADKLFYIKEGHVKMTKATSDGKEYILNMFSDGDLFGELSSFMDIKYSYNAQVMKDSVIGVIQQKDLEIILWQRGEIAVEFLKWSSLLNQITQSKLRDLTFHGKLGALCSTIIRMANSYGEETSEGIRITKKVKNGELGEYIGATRESVNRMLSDLRSKEILAQDKGHLIVRDLIQLKEICHCENCPLEICRM from the coding sequence ATGACAAATTTAACACTTGAACGTAATATCCAACAAAATACATTTCACCTTTCAAATAAAACCCTTACTGCTTTAACTGATATTATGTACGAACAAAAAGTCGAAGCTGGTACTTATTTATTCTGGGAAGGCGATCAAGCGGATAAATTATTTTATATAAAAGAAGGCCACGTGAAAATGACGAAAGCTACATCAGATGGAAAAGAATATATTTTAAATATGTTCAGTGACGGAGATCTATTTGGTGAATTAAGTAGTTTTATGGATATCAAATATAGTTATAACGCACAAGTCATGAAAGACAGTGTTATTGGTGTCATTCAGCAAAAAGACCTAGAGATCATTCTATGGCAACGTGGAGAAATTGCTGTTGAATTTTTGAAATGGTCTTCACTACTTAATCAAATCACACAATCTAAACTACGTGACCTCACCTTTCATGGTAAGCTGGGAGCTCTTTGTTCAACAATCATTCGAATGGCTAATTCATATGGGGAAGAAACCTCTGAAGGCATTCGTATTACAAAAAAGGTGAAAAATGGTGAGCTTGGTGAATACATTGGCGCAACGAGAGAAAGTGTTAACCGCATGCTCTCTGATTTACGTTCGAAAGAAATATTAGCACAAGATAAAGGCCACCTAATTGTTCGTGATTTAATTCAATTAAAAGAAATTTGTCATTGTGAAAATTGTCCTTTGGAAATTTGCAGAATGTAA
- a CDS encoding QcrA and Rieske domain-containing protein codes for MSEQMKCKKEKHLKKDDMLNLKDNINRFDDLKFNRRAFLKTAVGASVALGLSTLPFSVKAFLGDFEDDRELVEIVKLEDLPKGSSVTFNYPSEKDPALLIHTKAGELKAYNSACTHLMCPVFYEEESEVLLCPCHQGFFDLNNGHPIAGPPQRELPLIELEVQNGVVYAAGRKIRHG; via the coding sequence ATGTCAGAACAAATGAAGTGTAAGAAAGAAAAACACTTAAAAAAAGATGATATGTTAAATCTAAAAGATAATATTAATCGCTTTGATGATTTGAAATTTAATAGACGTGCTTTTTTAAAAACAGCAGTAGGAGCTTCAGTAGCACTCGGCCTATCCACTTTACCTTTTTCAGTAAAAGCATTCTTAGGTGACTTTGAGGATGATCGCGAGCTTGTTGAGATTGTTAAATTGGAAGATTTGCCAAAAGGGTCTTCCGTTACATTTAATTATCCATCTGAAAAAGATCCTGCATTGTTAATTCATACAAAGGCAGGAGAGTTAAAAGCTTATAATAGTGCATGTACACATTTAATGTGTCCTGTATTTTATGAAGAAGAAAGTGAAGTGTTACTTTGTCCATGCCATCAGGGATTCTTTGATTTAAATAACGGTCATCCGATAGCAGGGCCTCCTCAACGAGAGTTACCTTTAATTGAATTAGAAGTTCAAAATGGGGTTGTATACGCTGCAGGGAGGAAGATTCGCCATGGCTAA
- a CDS encoding LL-diaminopimelate aminotransferase — protein MFSKKMDQFQTSVFNELADYKMVKMKEGKDIIDLSIGSPDLPPPSFVMEELSSSVKDPSLYRYSLRGIPELHDAISHYYHHHYNVELAQEDEVLVVMGSQDGLVHLPLVVADPGDIILVPDPGYTAYAAGISLAEAIPYSMPLKEEDAFLPDLDAIPDEVRQKAKLMILNFPGNPVPSTASREFFEKVVRFAKENKIVVLHDFAYSELYYDERPISFLSVEGANEVGIEFNSLSKSFNMAGCRIGYVVGNPHVLEGLKRLKSNLDYGVFLPVQKAAVVALKNTTNFSNELRMIYKKRRDILVAGLNSLGWKVDSPPASMFIWARVPSSYKSTEFAFRLIDDAGIVTTPGVAFGDNGEGYLRISLVQNEETLHKAVLRLKESGIFSK, from the coding sequence ATGTTTTCAAAAAAGATGGACCAGTTTCAAACGAGTGTATTTAATGAACTTGCTGATTACAAAATGGTAAAAATGAAAGAAGGCAAAGATATAATAGATCTAAGTATTGGTAGCCCTGACCTACCACCACCTTCATTTGTGATGGAAGAGTTATCATCTTCAGTTAAAGACCCTTCTTTATATCGCTATTCTCTAAGAGGTATTCCAGAATTACATGATGCGATTTCACACTACTACCACCATCATTATAATGTGGAGCTCGCGCAAGAGGATGAGGTGCTTGTTGTTATGGGTTCTCAAGATGGACTTGTTCACCTCCCTCTAGTAGTGGCTGATCCAGGGGATATCATATTAGTACCAGATCCTGGTTATACTGCTTACGCCGCAGGTATTTCATTAGCTGAGGCTATTCCTTATTCAATGCCTTTAAAAGAGGAAGATGCTTTTCTACCCGACCTTGATGCTATTCCTGATGAAGTTCGACAAAAAGCAAAGTTGATGATTTTAAATTTTCCTGGTAATCCAGTGCCATCTACAGCATCAAGAGAATTTTTTGAAAAAGTAGTGAGGTTTGCAAAAGAAAATAAGATTGTCGTACTTCATGATTTTGCTTATTCTGAATTATATTACGATGAAAGACCAATAAGCTTTCTTTCAGTCGAAGGAGCGAATGAGGTAGGAATAGAGTTCAATTCTCTTTCCAAAAGCTTCAATATGGCTGGTTGTAGAATAGGATATGTCGTTGGAAATCCACATGTCTTAGAGGGTTTAAAACGATTGAAGTCAAATTTGGATTATGGAGTATTTTTACCGGTACAAAAGGCTGCTGTAGTTGCATTAAAAAACACTACTAATTTTAGTAACGAGTTACGAATGATTTATAAGAAGAGAAGAGATATTTTGGTAGCCGGATTAAATTCACTAGGGTGGAAGGTTGATTCACCACCGGCATCAATGTTTATATGGGCAAGGGTACCTTCTTCATATAAATCAACAGAATTTGCTTTTCGACTAATTGATGATGCAGGAATTGTTACAACTCCAGGAGTTGCCTTTGGTGATAATGGTGAAGGATATTTACGAATTTCTCTTGTCCAAAATGAAGAAACTTTACATAAAGCGGTCTTAAGGTTGAAAGAAAGTGGAATATTCTCTAAATAA
- a CDS encoding glycoside hydrolase family 15 protein: MDHLQQSYRLLEELRQPNHLYLASQSKEYHYFWIRDAIYMSLPYMDKPCNTFTLSMQAILDVFRRYEWKIDIHTERKPQAMYEYIHARYSPDGFEIHNQEWGHAQHDMIGAFLYAVGTSIQQYNKPIIREERDHAIIQKLVFYLMCCRYWEDEDNGMWEEYREVHASSVGACVAGLRAIQPIVFVPQEAIDNGMNTLTNLFPRESVSKNADLAQLSLIYPYQLYQGEEAKQIIKNIEKELLRPNGVIRYQGDSYYSILEQAYGRNKDRSFYYGTEAEWTFGFPWLSLCWQTLNHDQHARYYIERTKEVMLDNGILPEAYFSGIQKPNPNTPLGWSSAMYILAEEKRGFAYA; this comes from the coding sequence ATGGATCATTTACAACAGAGCTATCGGCTATTAGAGGAATTAAGACAACCAAACCACTTATATTTAGCAAGTCAATCTAAAGAATATCATTATTTCTGGATTCGGGATGCAATCTATATGTCTCTTCCCTACATGGATAAACCTTGTAATACATTCACTTTATCTATGCAAGCAATCTTAGATGTATTCCGCAGATACGAATGGAAAATAGATATTCATACAGAGAGAAAGCCTCAAGCTATGTATGAGTATATCCATGCCAGATATAGCCCCGATGGTTTCGAAATTCATAACCAAGAATGGGGACATGCTCAACATGATATGATTGGTGCTTTTTTATATGCAGTCGGAACAAGTATCCAGCAGTACAATAAACCGATTATTCGTGAAGAAAGAGATCATGCTATTATTCAGAAACTCGTGTTTTACCTAATGTGCTGTCGTTACTGGGAAGATGAAGACAATGGTATGTGGGAAGAGTACCGGGAAGTTCATGCAAGCAGTGTCGGTGCCTGTGTAGCAGGGCTTAGAGCCATTCAACCAATTGTATTTGTTCCCCAGGAAGCTATCGATAATGGGATGAACACATTAACAAATTTGTTCCCAAGAGAAAGCGTCTCAAAAAACGCTGATTTAGCACAGTTAAGTCTAATCTACCCTTATCAACTTTACCAAGGTGAGGAAGCCAAACAAATTATTAAAAACATTGAAAAGGAATTACTACGTCCAAATGGTGTCATCCGCTATCAAGGCGATAGTTACTATTCTATACTTGAACAAGCTTATGGTCGAAATAAAGATCGATCTTTCTACTATGGAACCGAAGCAGAATGGACTTTTGGTTTCCCTTGGCTCTCTCTATGCTGGCAAACACTTAACCATGACCAACATGCCAGATACTATATTGAGCGTACAAAAGAAGTAATGTTAGATAACGGGATACTGCCAGAAGCTTATTTCTCCGGTATTCAAAAGCCTAACCCGAATACTCCACTTGGGTGGTCGAGTGCAATGTATATATTGGCTGAAGAAAAACGAGGCTTCGCTTATGCGTAA